A genomic segment from Bradyrhizobium sp. CB1015 encodes:
- a CDS encoding endonuclease domain-containing protein has translation MRGHNEKSIRLARRLRVDQTDAETVLWNRIRNRRVDGHKFVRQEPIIGYICDFVCREKRIVIEVDGGQHNESAADAMRDERLREKGYKVLRFWNNDVLGNIEGVLTVIQIELAAGEV, from the coding sequence ATGCGTGGCCACAACGAGAAATCCATCCGCCTTGCAAGACGCTTGCGCGTTGATCAAACAGATGCCGAGACGGTCCTCTGGAATCGCATTCGCAATCGGAGGGTCGATGGGCACAAATTCGTAAGGCAAGAGCCGATCATCGGCTACATCTGCGATTTCGTATGTCGCGAGAAGCGGATCGTCATAGAAGTCGACGGCGGGCAGCACAATGAATCCGCAGCGGATGCAATGCGAGACGAGCGCTTGAGGGAGAAGGGCTACAAGGTGCTGCGCTTCTGGAACAACGATGTCCTCGGGAATATCGAAGGTGTTCTCACCGTGATTCAGATCGAGCTCGCGGCGGGGGAGGTGTGA
- a CDS encoding PAS-domain containing protein — MRFGWRAISGPALTATALLLSMLLDRFVPAPSPAPLLLGIVALAGALSGLASAVTTAIVAVIGAALFFLSRHGVSGHGAADLVQLGLLAVTAFGTAGITGLMRERLLGSFAAERRSHAIAARLSAALDKVDIGIVLLDAETRAEFINRAFRDYFAVPDEIADAKPPFIALMYHGRDTGAFELPEDELGTFIAQRMEMVRVGDATPINIKLRNGEVLRFVCTALPDGGRMLSYTPVTDLVRHTDPPASADYYRSLRDPTGRKLIRYLRAAE; from the coding sequence ATGCGGTTCGGATGGCGTGCAATCTCCGGTCCGGCGCTGACGGCAACGGCCCTGCTGCTGTCGATGCTGCTCGATCGCTTCGTCCCCGCGCCCTCGCCCGCCCCGCTGCTCCTCGGCATCGTGGCTCTCGCCGGCGCGCTCTCAGGTCTCGCCTCCGCCGTGACGACCGCGATTGTCGCGGTGATCGGCGCGGCACTGTTCTTCCTCAGCCGCCACGGCGTTTCCGGCCATGGTGCCGCCGATCTGGTGCAGCTCGGCCTCCTGGCCGTCACCGCTTTCGGCACCGCCGGCATCACCGGGCTGATGCGCGAGCGGCTGCTCGGCAGCTTCGCGGCCGAGCGCCGCAGCCACGCCATTGCCGCGCGGCTGTCGGCCGCGCTCGACAAGGTCGATATCGGCATCGTGCTGCTCGATGCCGAGACCCGGGCCGAATTCATCAACCGCGCGTTCCGCGATTATTTTGCGGTGCCGGACGAGATCGCCGACGCCAAGCCGCCCTTCATCGCGCTGATGTATCACGGCCGCGACACCGGCGCGTTCGAGCTGCCCGAGGACGAGCTCGGCACCTTCATCGCGCAGCGCATGGAGATGGTGCGGGTCGGCGATGCGACGCCGATCAACATCAAGCTGCGCAACGGCGAGGTGCTGCGCTTCGTCTGCACCGCGTTGCCTGATGGTGGGCGGATGCTGAGCTACACCCCGGTGACCGACCTCGTGCGCCACACCGATCCGCCGGCAAGTGCCGACTACTATCGCTCGCTGCGCGATCCGACCGGCCGCAAGCTGATCCGGTACTTGCGCGCTGCGGAGTGA
- a CDS encoding antibiotic biosynthesis monooxygenase: MYIAMNRFRVAKGSESAFEQVWLTRDTHLDKVPGFIEFHLLRGPEAEDHTLYASHTVWANYAAFEAWTKSEAFRAAHHKAGDNKPLYLGHPQFEGFEVMQTVGRGTK; this comes from the coding sequence ATGTACATCGCCATGAACCGCTTCCGCGTCGCCAAGGGCTCCGAGTCCGCCTTCGAGCAGGTCTGGCTCACCCGCGACACCCATCTTGACAAGGTGCCGGGCTTTATCGAGTTTCATCTGCTGCGCGGGCCGGAAGCCGAGGACCACACGCTGTACGCCTCGCACACCGTATGGGCGAATTATGCGGCGTTCGAGGCCTGGACCAAGTCGGAAGCGTTTCGCGCGGCGCATCATAAAGCGGGCGACAACAAGCCGCTTTATCTCGGCCATCCCCAGTTTGAAGGTTTCGAGGTGATGCAGACGGTGGGGCGCGGCACCAAGTAG
- a CDS encoding GNAT family N-acetyltransferase: protein MSLIIRAVTRQDYDQWLPLWDGYNAFYGRSGPTALAPEITRMTWQRFFDAYEPMHALVAESDGRLLGLTHYLFHRSTTAIEPSCYLQDLFTSEAARGKGVGSALIHGVYERSKLAGSPRVYWQTHETNLTAQRLYDKVAERSGFIVYRKIF from the coding sequence ATGTCGCTCATCATTCGTGCCGTCACCAGGCAGGATTACGATCAATGGCTGCCGCTGTGGGACGGCTACAACGCCTTTTACGGCCGCTCCGGTCCGACGGCGCTCGCGCCCGAGATCACGCGGATGACATGGCAGCGCTTCTTTGATGCCTATGAGCCGATGCATGCACTGGTCGCCGAAAGCGATGGCCGCCTGCTCGGCCTGACGCATTATCTGTTCCATCGCAGCACCACCGCGATCGAGCCGTCCTGCTATCTGCAGGACCTGTTCACGTCCGAGGCCGCGCGCGGCAAGGGCGTCGGCTCGGCGCTGATCCATGGCGTCTACGAGCGGTCGAAGCTGGCGGGATCGCCGCGCGTCTACTGGCAGACGCACGAGACCAATCTCACGGCGCAGCGCCTGTACGACAAGGTCGCGGAGCGCTCCGGCTTCATCGTCTATCGCAAGATCTTCTGA
- a CDS encoding IS630 family transposase (programmed frameshift), translated as MVRPISNDLRKRAVSAVAKGESCRSVAARFGVAVSSVVKWSQRYRTTGSVAPGKMGGHRKPVLDPHRAFIVERITQTPHLTLHGLKAELAARGVKVSHNAVWLFLRREGLRFKKTLFALEQARADVSRRRQRWRSWQTGLDPGRLVFIDETWIKTNMAPLRGWGPKGARLRGFTPHGHWRTLTFLGALRHDQLTAPCVFDGPINGQCFRAYVKHLLLPTLREGDIVILDNLGSHKSRAVRQMIKAAGARLWYLPPYSPDLNPIEQAFSKIKHWMRQAQKRTIEDTWRHIGHLVQDIQPRECANYFANAGYASIKM; from the exons ATGGTCCGACCAATTTCCAACGATTTACGTAAGCGTGCGGTATCCGCGGTTGCCAAGGGTGAGAGCTGCCGTTCTGTGGCGGCACGGTTTGGTGTTGCGGTCTCGTCGGTTGTGAAGTGGTCGCAGCGTTATCGAACGACCGGCTCGGTAGCGCCTGGCAAGATGGGTGGTCACCGCAAGCCTGTGCTTGATCCGCACCGCGCCTTCATCGTCGAGCGGATCACTCAGACGCCGCACCTGACGCTGCATGGTCTGAAGGCGGAGCTGGCTGCCCGTGGGGTTAAGGTCTCACACAATGCAGTCTGGCTGTTCCTGCGTCGGGAAGGGCTGCGGTTC AAAAAAACACTGTTCGCGCTCGAACAGGCTCGCGCCGACGTCTCTCGTAGGCGCCAGCGTTGGCGGTCCTGGCAGACCGGACTTGATCCGGGCCGGCTCGTCTTCATCGATGAGACCTGGATCAAGACCAACATGGCCCCCTTGCGGGGCTGGGGCCCCAAAGGGGCACGCCTGCGCGGCTTCACCCCGCACGGGCACTGGCGTACCCTCACATTCCTCGGCGCACTCCGCCACGACCAGCTCACCGCCCCCTGCGTCTTCGATGGGCCGATCAACGGCCAATGCTTCCGCGCTTACGTGAAGCACCTCCTCCTTCCGACCCTGCGCGAGGGCGATATCGTCATTCTCGACAATCTCGGAAGCCACAAGTCGAGAGCCGTCAGGCAGATGATCAAGGCGGCTGGAGCCAGGCTCTGGTACCTGCCGCCATACTCGCCCGACCTCAATCCGATCGAACAGGCCTTCTCCAAGATCAAACATTGGATGCGGCAGGCTCAAAAGCGCACCATCGAGGACACTTGGCGCCACATCGGTCACCTCGTCCAGGACATCCAGCCTCGTGAATGTGCCAACTACTTCGCTAACGCCGGTTACGCTTCAATCAAAATGTGA